CCGGCGGAGCACGTCCGGGCGGGGAACACCCGCAGCAGCAGGTCGAGGGTCTCCCGGATGGCCCAGGCGTGCGAGTACGGACCGAAGTAGCGCACCCCCTTGCGCTTGGCACCACGCATCACCTGGAGCCGTGGGTATTCCTCGTTGAGGGTCACGGCCAGATAGGGGTACGACTTGTCGTCGCGGTAGCGGACGTTGAACCGGGGATCGTACTGCTTGATCCAGGTGAACTCCTGCTGGAGCGCCTCGACCTCGGTGCCGACGGTGATCCAGTCCACCGACTCGGCGGTGGTGACCATCTGCCGCGTGCGCTCGTGCAGGTTCCAGACGTCGCCGAAGTAGGAGTTGAGCCGGCTGCGCAGGTTTCTCGCCTTGCCGACGTAGATCACCCGGCCGGTGCCGTCGCGAAAGCGGTAGACCCCCGGTAGCTCCGGGATGGTGCCGGGTGCGGGGCGGTAGGTCGAGGGGTCAGCCACGTCAGCAAGCCTAGTCCGCAGCACCGACAGCCCAACTCAAGCTCTAGATCGACTCGGCTTCAGGAAAGTCGGGGTGTCGAGGGATCGCGGACACCCCGACTTTCCGAAACGCGAGTCGATCAGGCCGGCCGGACACGCGCCTGGCCGGGGGCGGTCGCCGGCCCCCGGACGGTCAGGCGAGCGAGATCTGGTCGCCGGTGACCTTGATGTTCTTCGGCGGCAGCGGCTTGGTGGCCGGGCCGGCCTTCACCGAGCCGTCCTCGATCGAGAACTTGCTGCCGTGGCAGGTGCAGTTGATGGTGCCGCCGTCGACGTTCGTGACCGGGCAGTTCTGGTGGGTGCAGATCGGGCTGAAGCCCTTGAACTGGCCCGGGGAGGGCTGGGTGATGACCACACCGTCGGTGGCGAGGACCTTGCCGCCACCGACCGGGATGTCGGAGGTGGTGGCCAGTGACTGGGATCCCTGCCGGTCGCCGCCGCCAGCGTCACCGGTGCTGGGCACGGCGGGGCCGCCACTGGTGGGTGCGTCACTGCCGCTGCCGTTGCCGCCGTCGTCGCTGCCGCAGGCAGCCAGGACAACGGCCGCGCCGACCGCCCCGACACCGGTGAGCAGGGTACGACGTGTCTGCGTACCCGGACCGGTCAGCGCCTGATCGTCACTCATGCCTCGCCTCTCTCTAGCCCGCCGCGCCGGTCCGAAAGCCGGTCACACTTCTCCACACGGGCAACTGTGCCGGATGGTTCACCGCAGCATCTGTCCGACCCAGGAAATGGGACGGGGCGGGCTCCGGACCGGCTCGCCCGCGCCGCAATGGACGCGCACCAACCCGATCGGACCCGCCCCGCAACCGCCACACCAAACCCAGCCGGACCTGCCCTCGGAAAGTCGAGGTCAGCGGGCGCTGGCCGCCACCTTGCGGCTGGTCCGCGCCTTGGTCACACCGTTGGCCTTGGCCGCCCGCGTGGTGGCGGCGGCCGCGCCCTTGGCCTTGCCGTCGAGCTTGAGCACCTGGCGCAGGAACTCGCCGGTGTGGCTCTCGGCCACCTCGGCGACCTCCTCGGGGGTGCCGGTGGCGAGCACGGTGCCGCCCCGGTGACCGCCCTCCGGACCCATGTCGATCAGCCAGTCGGCCGTCTTGATCACGTCGAGGTTGTGCTCGATGGTGATCACCGTGTTGCCCTTGTCGACCAGACCCTCCAGCACCATCAGCAGCTTGCGGATGTCCTCGAAGTGCAGACCGGTGGTCGGCTCGTCGAGCACGTAGACCGTCCGCCCGGTGGAGCGCTTCTGCAGCTCGGACGCGAGCTTGACCCGCTGCGCCTCACCGCCGGAAAGGGTGGGCGCGGGCTGACCGAGGCGTACGTA
This portion of the Micromonospora zamorensis genome encodes:
- a CDS encoding Rieske (2Fe-2S) protein gives rise to the protein MSDDQALTGPGTQTRRTLLTGVGAVGAAVVLAACGSDDGGNGSGSDAPTSGGPAVPSTGDAGGGDRQGSQSLATTSDIPVGGGKVLATDGVVITQPSPGQFKGFSPICTHQNCPVTNVDGGTINCTCHGSKFSIEDGSVKAGPATKPLPPKNIKVTGDQISLA